Proteins encoded within one genomic window of Enterococcus haemoperoxidus ATCC BAA-382:
- a CDS encoding InlB B-repeat-containing protein: MSTKLKLMVGVIVILLIGLVLWESPLPNVKAQQKNNQTEKITITFINDNKEFYRQVLDKGTIPLVPENPEPGNNQAMFNGWFTEPTGGEKFDFNKKLTYSTTVFAQFSEIFLVQYKNNEGQIIDSKEVAPGKRIPKSEKEITPPAGEFFTHWSEEGDEERKPFNFDDEKASRNLVLIPNFSKYKLVLFSSEGTQVDPQYVLLGDQATKPTNPEKEGYSFSHWSTKKGGEIYDFNSPITGNLTLYAVFTPENVNVTLVYWTEVKNLVGDPGRNLNNYKYSSSKKIQALAGSEKQVDKSEADSNLPSLAEDNPLKYAEFNFSSSTIVRGDGTSVVNVYYKRSIYTYTFDLDKVNATLVGNGKNYYGNGEKYVMKAKFDQNIKGLWPSNKTISAPYNLFESWTMPVTNQVTDPVELFYNLIPSSGSTYTSVAKWTTNLGAKRTRVFVYFESVSGTGYEAKRDYDKEGVGTNLVASAISGLTYSHSTTVSDNKDLLVQNFYYKRNSYLLKYDPLGGTMDSSEMSSNKKFEQEITEPKAPQRLGYKFIGWYYDSSYIDKVNFTNLKMPSNELTLFAKWESTKNTVRYLDGLNGKELLKQTYGDNEYVTFPADYVKGETLLENKGIFNGWFWDINGTGFEFAETIPVTKDIDLYARWIRDEFRVTYDLGEGSGTAPIDTEYYELNQKAILKDGATLSPPEGKVFAGWKDQKTEKIHYPGNFLLVSGNMKLIPVFVYPNELTQVIYHAGDYVNSPEDISLSVIKNSLFTTAGELFEREGKNLIGWSKELNGKKDFELEQEGIAVGEEHIDLYAVWENKLHSISFLASDHGSLNIEGTNVTWQIEDGTTWGESKIIIPKTIPDKGYRFVGWEPELPKDKFVINKDMVFKAKFELYYSTLNIEFLDEEGVSLHLPIKSDYLIGSIIDLTKEQEVTEAIQEIKKGNYELYKRPEKETEILIEEEEQTVQYQFKGKLFVQSSPNFMNFGRKSLGIPFIKVEKAKYDKPLIVWDNRKNGGPWDLTATLKKPLTSQEDPSKTLPSAIHYKVSDKKTVVLSENEPQSVAERTHETKGQYNVSNEWDNNESGLFLEVPSGDVLQAGGYRATILWQVEQTP, from the coding sequence ATGAGTACTAAATTAAAATTAATGGTAGGAGTAATAGTTATCTTACTTATAGGGTTAGTGTTATGGGAATCACCATTGCCAAACGTCAAAGCACAACAGAAAAATAACCAGACAGAAAAAATAACGATTACATTTATAAATGATAATAAAGAGTTTTACAGGCAGGTTCTTGATAAAGGTACCATACCCTTAGTTCCTGAAAATCCTGAGCCAGGGAATAATCAAGCAATGTTTAATGGATGGTTTACTGAACCTACAGGCGGAGAAAAATTTGATTTTAATAAAAAACTAACTTACTCAACTACCGTATTTGCTCAATTTTCAGAAATTTTTCTAGTTCAATACAAAAATAATGAAGGTCAGATTATAGACTCAAAAGAAGTTGCACCTGGTAAGAGAATTCCTAAAAGTGAAAAGGAAATCACACCGCCGGCAGGCGAGTTTTTTACTCATTGGTCTGAAGAAGGTGACGAAGAAAGAAAACCGTTTAATTTTGACGATGAAAAAGCATCTAGGAATTTAGTACTTATTCCTAATTTTTCAAAATATAAACTCGTCTTATTTAGTTCTGAAGGAACACAAGTTGATCCCCAATATGTTTTATTGGGAGATCAGGCAACTAAACCAACAAATCCTGAAAAAGAAGGCTATAGTTTTTCACATTGGTCGACTAAAAAAGGAGGAGAAATCTATGATTTTAATTCTCCTATAACAGGAAATCTAACATTATATGCTGTATTTACCCCTGAAAACGTTAATGTCACACTTGTTTATTGGACTGAAGTGAAAAATTTAGTAGGGGATCCCGGAAGAAACTTAAATAATTATAAATATAGCTCTTCAAAGAAAATTCAAGCATTAGCAGGTTCAGAAAAACAGGTAGATAAATCTGAAGCTGATAGTAACCTACCTTCTCTAGCCGAAGATAATCCATTAAAGTATGCTGAATTTAATTTTAGTAGTTCAACAATTGTAAGAGGTGACGGTACCAGTGTAGTTAATGTGTACTATAAACGTTCTATCTATACTTATACATTTGATTTAGATAAAGTCAACGCTACTTTAGTAGGAAATGGTAAAAATTACTATGGTAATGGTGAGAAATATGTCATGAAGGCTAAATTTGACCAAAATATTAAAGGTCTTTGGCCTTCAAATAAAACGATAAGTGCACCATATAATCTCTTTGAGTCTTGGACTATGCCTGTAACGAATCAAGTTACAGATCCGGTAGAGTTGTTTTACAACCTGATTCCGTCTTCTGGTAGTACTTATACTTCAGTAGCAAAATGGACAACAAATTTAGGTGCAAAAAGAACTAGAGTATTTGTATATTTTGAGTCTGTGTCTGGAACAGGGTATGAAGCAAAAAGAGATTATGATAAGGAAGGAGTAGGTACTAATTTAGTAGCTAGTGCGATTTCTGGCTTAACTTATTCTCATTCAACTACAGTATCAGACAATAAAGATTTACTTGTTCAAAATTTTTATTACAAACGAAATAGTTATCTTTTAAAGTATGATCCTTTAGGTGGGACGATGGACAGCTCAGAAATGAGTAGTAATAAGAAGTTTGAACAAGAAATTACAGAACCCAAAGCCCCTCAACGTTTAGGGTACAAGTTTATTGGATGGTATTATGATAGTTCATATATTGATAAAGTCAATTTTACAAATTTAAAAATGCCAAGTAACGAATTAACGTTATTTGCTAAATGGGAATCCACAAAGAATACTGTTCGGTACTTAGATGGATTAAATGGAAAAGAGTTGCTGAAACAAACCTATGGAGATAACGAATACGTGACGTTTCCTGCTGATTACGTTAAAGGAGAGACATTATTAGAAAACAAAGGGATTTTTAATGGGTGGTTCTGGGATATCAATGGAACAGGGTTTGAATTTGCGGAGACGATTCCTGTTACTAAGGATATCGATTTATATGCACGATGGATTAGAGACGAGTTCCGAGTGACGTATGATTTAGGAGAGGGTTCGGGAACAGCTCCGATTGATACAGAGTATTATGAATTAAATCAAAAAGCTATTTTAAAAGATGGCGCAACACTTTCCCCGCCGGAAGGGAAAGTATTTGCTGGCTGGAAAGATCAGAAAACTGAAAAAATACACTACCCAGGAAATTTTTTGTTGGTTAGCGGTAATATGAAATTAATTCCAGTTTTTGTCTATCCAAATGAGCTTACACAAGTAATTTACCATGCTGGCGATTATGTTAATTCTCCTGAAGATATCAGTTTATCGGTAATTAAGAATTCGCTCTTTACAACTGCGGGCGAACTATTTGAAAGGGAAGGCAAGAATTTAATCGGTTGGAGTAAAGAACTAAATGGGAAAAAAGATTTTGAATTGGAGCAAGAAGGGATCGCTGTTGGAGAAGAGCACATTGATTTATATGCAGTATGGGAAAACAAGCTACATTCCATTTCATTTTTAGCTAGTGATCACGGCTCTCTTAATATAGAGGGTACCAATGTAACATGGCAAATAGAAGACGGTACAACTTGGGGTGAAAGCAAGATTATTATTCCAAAAACAATCCCTGATAAAGGATACCGATTTGTAGGTTGGGAACCAGAGCTTCCGAAAGATAAATTTGTGATAAACAAAGATATGGTATTTAAAGCTAAATTTGAATTATATTATTCAACGCTAAACATTGAATTTTTGGATGAGGAAGGAGTTTCTTTGCATTTACCTATTAAGAGTGACTATCTTATTGGATCAATCATTGATTTAACGAAAGAACAGGAAGTAACGGAAGCTATTCAGGAAATAAAAAAAGGAAACTACGAACTTTATAAAAGACCAGAAAAAGAAACTGAGATTCTAATAGAGGAGGAAGAACAGACTGTACAATACCAATTTAAAGGCAAATTATTCGTCCAATCTTCCCCAAATTTCATGAATTTTGGACGTAAAAGTTTAGGCATTCCCTTTATAAAAGTCGAAAAAGCAAAATACGACAAACCATTGATCGTTTGGGACAATCGTAAAAATGGT
- a CDS encoding DUF916 and DUF3324 domain-containing protein, which yields MKKHRIYLIVLLLCLISFMDPIKSFAKQDASNLISGLSYEVLYPENQKNKSLGYFDLQMKPGQEQKVSLKLYNTLAKELTVQTRLNTAKTNNVGKVEYGPNDLPKDSSLVNEFTTIVKGPTKVTIPANGSRQVDLTITLPKEMNNGMVAGGIQLQPVTNIEANDLAKKDVVVNEFAFLVGMLLRVGDTSSIKPELNLNKTYIAFKNKKSHLFINLSNSRPVYVEGMSIAVRVRKANKQQVLVEYKKKEMRMAPNSMIDFPVDLADKGLSAGTYSAQIKVSSKTGGNRSWTEDFTINTLEAKSLNMQLKENKLTREQLFLGSFLLLFMGTLIITLSYKVIKHKKVKNKKKR from the coding sequence GTGAAAAAACATCGAATCTATTTAATAGTACTACTCCTTTGTTTGATATCATTCATGGATCCCATTAAAAGTTTTGCGAAACAAGACGCATCGAATTTGATTAGCGGCTTATCTTATGAGGTGTTATACCCTGAGAATCAAAAGAACAAGAGTCTAGGTTACTTTGATCTCCAAATGAAGCCAGGACAAGAACAAAAAGTTTCACTCAAGCTTTATAACACATTAGCAAAAGAACTAACCGTTCAAACACGCTTAAATACGGCAAAAACCAATAACGTTGGAAAAGTGGAATATGGCCCTAATGATTTACCCAAAGATTCCTCTTTAGTAAATGAATTCACCACGATTGTCAAAGGACCAACAAAAGTGACTATTCCTGCTAACGGTAGTAGACAGGTAGACTTGACTATTACGCTGCCTAAAGAAATGAATAACGGAATGGTAGCAGGCGGCATTCAATTACAACCTGTGACAAACATAGAAGCAAATGATCTAGCGAAAAAAGATGTTGTTGTCAATGAATTTGCGTTTTTAGTAGGTATGTTGCTAAGAGTTGGCGATACGAGTAGTATCAAGCCTGAGTTAAACCTAAATAAAACATACATAGCATTTAAGAATAAAAAAAGTCATTTATTTATCAACCTGTCCAACAGCCGTCCTGTGTATGTCGAAGGGATGAGTATCGCTGTTCGAGTAAGGAAAGCCAACAAGCAACAAGTGTTAGTGGAGTACAAAAAAAAAGAAATGCGAATGGCCCCGAATTCGATGATTGATTTTCCTGTTGATTTAGCTGATAAAGGACTGAGCGCAGGAACATATTCTGCTCAGATCAAGGTTTCCTCAAAAACTGGCGGTAATCGGTCATGGACAGAAGATTTTACGATTAATACGTTAGAGGCTAAAAGTCTTAATATGCAACTCAAAGAAAATAAACTAACTAGAGAACAGTTATTTTTAGGGTCTTTTCTACTACTATTTATGGGTACGCTTATCATTACTTTAAGTTATAAAGTAATCAAACATAAAAAAGTGAAAAACAAAAAGAAGCGTTAA
- a CDS encoding WxL domain-containing protein encodes MKKILFTTLLASSALLIFAKPANAEEIGSEQTDLGIRFDTDGPVKPGPGPFKDNLALVWTPSNFDFGRQAATANIATYSNTVAGDQYVVVNDDRQGTETGGGETRAETTSAWKVSATLSKLVSKDSSATELPSKLTFTLGDPQSYDIGEVDPDTNDFLPNPVEGNLGTLADPNNIVVGKNVTLEAGNTTATNIIAKTQADAVKGGFATKLTDTKLTVTTGTGAAGKAFKGSVNWSLDNTY; translated from the coding sequence TTGAAAAAAATACTATTTACAACATTACTTGCTTCATCAGCATTGCTGATTTTTGCAAAACCTGCGAATGCAGAAGAAATTGGCAGTGAGCAAACAGATTTGGGGATTCGTTTTGATACTGACGGACCAGTAAAACCTGGACCTGGACCATTTAAAGATAACTTAGCATTGGTATGGACACCATCTAACTTTGACTTTGGTCGTCAAGCAGCAACAGCGAATATTGCTACATATAGCAATACTGTAGCCGGAGATCAATATGTTGTCGTAAATGATGACAGACAAGGTACTGAAACTGGCGGTGGAGAAACAAGAGCTGAAACAACTTCTGCTTGGAAAGTTAGTGCGACATTGTCTAAATTAGTCTCTAAAGATAGCTCAGCTACAGAATTGCCATCAAAATTAACATTTACTTTAGGCGATCCACAATCTTACGATATTGGTGAAGTTGATCCAGATACAAATGACTTCTTACCAAATCCAGTTGAAGGAAACTTAGGTACTCTTGCTGATCCTAACAATATCGTTGTAGGTAAAAACGTAACATTGGAAGCTGGCAATACAACTGCAACAAACATCATTGCTAAAACACAAGCAGATGCTGTTAAAGGCGGATTTGCTACAAAACTAACTGATACTAAATTAACAGTTACTACAGGTACTGGCGCTGCTGGTAAAGCATTTAAAGGTAGCGTGAACTGGAGTCTTGACAACACATACTAA
- a CDS encoding DUF916 and DUF3324 domain-containing protein: protein MRRINAIYISLICVFSLFFFGDQVKAAEDDNNLGYTVTLVQSNTQIDPSKRYFYVKTTPGEAQTLEVRIKSTKKENVRIKIYGTNAITGDGGTIEYSDDKTYFDSTLKEPVTSMVKIANPDITVGNYEEKTVKIQLTPPKEMYTGVKMGAIVFALDQGEKAKSGVSTEFSYRVGLITSGSGDEFNNAQTLNLNSAKASIKRGKKMVLANLQNPEPKVLENLSIVGTMTKKGSTEVVKRKSVENYSMAPNSSFDFEIDWGIADLPSGTYTLTLDASNDYQEWQLSKEFTITNQQAKKMNEESAFKIITPTWIKGSAICLLVLTVLIMSLTLFRRKKWEKQWKKIRIAKRKKQGNQKKQKKQVNQKKTNRKAGE from the coding sequence ATGAGAAGAATTAATGCAATTTATATAAGCCTTATCTGCGTCTTTTCCTTATTTTTTTTTGGCGATCAAGTGAAGGCGGCAGAGGATGATAATAATCTAGGGTATACAGTGACCCTAGTTCAGTCCAATACACAAATTGATCCGAGTAAACGTTATTTTTATGTGAAAACGACGCCAGGAGAAGCTCAAACCTTAGAAGTAAGAATTAAAAGTACAAAAAAAGAAAATGTGCGTATAAAGATTTATGGAACCAATGCGATCACAGGTGATGGCGGAACGATCGAATATAGCGATGATAAAACATATTTCGATTCAACGTTAAAAGAACCCGTGACTTCGATGGTCAAAATAGCGAATCCGGATATTACAGTTGGTAATTACGAAGAGAAAACAGTAAAAATCCAATTGACACCGCCCAAAGAAATGTACACGGGTGTCAAAATGGGGGCAATTGTTTTTGCATTGGATCAAGGAGAAAAGGCTAAAAGTGGTGTTTCAACAGAATTTTCCTATCGTGTCGGATTGATTACGTCAGGTTCTGGCGATGAATTCAACAACGCTCAAACACTGAATTTAAACTCAGCGAAGGCTTCGATTAAGCGTGGGAAAAAAATGGTTTTAGCGAACTTACAAAACCCAGAACCCAAAGTATTAGAAAATTTAAGTATCGTTGGCACAATGACTAAAAAAGGTAGCACTGAAGTTGTTAAACGAAAATCTGTAGAAAATTACAGTATGGCACCAAACAGTTCATTTGATTTTGAAATAGATTGGGGAATCGCTGACCTTCCTTCTGGAACCTATACCTTAACGCTTGATGCATCAAATGACTATCAAGAATGGCAACTTAGTAAAGAATTCACGATCACCAACCAACAAGCCAAAAAAATGAATGAAGAAAGTGCGTTTAAGATTATTACGCCAACATGGATCAAAGGTAGCGCGATTTGCTTATTAGTGCTTACCGTTTTGATTATGTCGTTAACTCTTTTTAGAAGAAAAAAATGGGAGAAACAATGGAAAAAAATCAGAATCGCGAAACGTAAAAAACAAGGGAATCAAAAAAAGCAAAAGAAACAAGTAAATCAAAAAAAAACCAATAGAAAAGCTGGTGAATAA
- a CDS encoding winged helix-turn-helix domain-containing protein, whose amino-acid sequence MNNTIGLLHIRDDSEQSNHIELLIKRDLNEQQYSLIKITEKEQIGTLDGLVIHLEKASGYVKAFQWLIDIQEDHSLFIWILCGEKGSELPKLYPLLSKNSVIEIIESDQGIEALGIKIKNALNYKNHLLNREEPKKISDHHFLDPAKLSLVVHDKIIALTRKEFKIIELLYENLDNVVTYDQINDAIYGTSTGEALEKYRVANFIFHIRSKLKKQSYFEIEIIRTRGYLLTSAKNGRFLLKGRSDKVLQ is encoded by the coding sequence ATGAATAATACAATTGGCCTATTACATATCAGAGACGATTCTGAACAGAGCAATCACATAGAGTTATTGATAAAAAGAGACCTCAATGAACAACAGTATTCACTAATTAAGATTACAGAAAAAGAACAGATAGGAACGTTAGATGGTTTGGTGATTCATTTAGAGAAAGCATCTGGCTATGTTAAAGCATTTCAGTGGCTGATCGATATACAAGAGGATCATTCCTTATTTATTTGGATTCTGTGTGGAGAGAAAGGATCGGAATTACCGAAATTGTATCCCCTTTTAAGTAAAAATTCAGTAATCGAAATTATTGAGTCAGATCAAGGGATTGAGGCGCTTGGAATCAAAATAAAAAATGCGCTCAACTATAAAAATCACTTATTAAATAGGGAAGAACCAAAAAAAATATCTGATCATCATTTCTTAGATCCTGCCAAGCTAAGCCTAGTAGTTCATGACAAAATAATAGCATTAACCCGAAAAGAATTCAAAATTATTGAGTTGCTATATGAAAACTTGGACAACGTTGTGACATATGATCAAATCAATGATGCAATCTATGGTACTTCGACAGGAGAAGCGCTTGAAAAATATCGCGTCGCAAACTTCATTTTTCATATTAGAAGCAAATTAAAAAAACAAAGCTATTTTGAAATTGAAATCATTCGAACAAGAGGGTATCTACTTACATCTGCAAAAAATGGGCGATTTCTTTTAAAAGGCCGAAGCGACAAAGTCTTACAGTAA
- a CDS encoding LytR/AlgR family response regulator transcription factor, which produces MYGTLQVYIFEDNFAFRKQIHEIIKLLSSSYNYFSIEVIEMEESDFSISALDSLVINDNDIFLVDIDLNTYYSGIDLAKAIRHKNAECFILFLTNLENKALEVINQGIYAKSYMIKNTSLDFDTFEGVFRSIEEDILKRMQNPNHYISLKKFGELLFLNYEDILYFTSMSGIRNTLVVRTTLSEHIVQGSINKLKKEIEVPYFSTELKSYLINLNRIKLLNRSASLILFDNDSELEVGFAIIDKLNKTLKNRISGGK; this is translated from the coding sequence ATGTACGGAACACTACAGGTCTATATTTTTGAAGATAATTTTGCTTTTCGGAAACAAATTCATGAAATAATTAAATTATTATCTTCATCATATAACTATTTTTCTATAGAAGTAATTGAGATGGAAGAATCTGATTTTTCTATTTCTGCTCTGGATTCTTTAGTGATTAATGACAATGATATTTTTCTTGTGGATATTGATTTAAATACCTATTATTCGGGTATCGATCTTGCTAAAGCGATTCGTCATAAAAATGCAGAATGCTTTATTCTCTTTCTGACAAATCTAGAGAATAAAGCATTAGAGGTTATTAATCAGGGGATTTACGCTAAATCTTATATGATCAAAAATACTTCTTTGGATTTCGATACTTTTGAAGGTGTCTTTCGTTCTATTGAAGAAGATATACTTAAGCGTATGCAAAACCCAAATCACTATATCTCTTTAAAAAAATTCGGTGAGTTGCTCTTCTTGAACTATGAAGATATTCTCTACTTTACTTCAATGTCGGGAATACGGAATACTTTAGTTGTTCGCACAACACTCTCAGAACATATAGTACAAGGTTCTATTAATAAATTGAAAAAAGAGATTGAGGTTCCCTATTTCTCAACAGAATTAAAATCATACCTAATAAATTTAAATCGAATAAAATTATTAAATCGTTCAGCCAGTTTGATTTTATTTGACAATGATTCCGAATTGGAAGTCGGGTTCGCTATTATTGATAAACTAAACAAAACACTGAAAAATAGAATTTCTGGAGGAAAGTAA
- a CDS encoding GHKL domain-containing protein yields the protein MTISFVIALYAINFLQTIWLIGYKKYLNYRQSIILTGVIGLILFTSYFTSYSFVLLLLFLLIEAAFIFFFTKSWPLVALYSLLQNALVLISWAATVDILIILWAKNTISYEQYFALRAPIIILQQVVFFILLSLSKKVGHQQLFFISFAKIKKKYVVSSILFFVVSYSLNILRAVIILQLKLIPFIQLTVLLLALTIVFVYTMYNLSLLYAQHAQINMLSKKAYQEAETLAAANEFKHDYRNILLSLKTYIDQQQYEKASTYLASIIDYSDDFTKTDYHPQLSQIDILAVQGVIINFFEKCSTLNIPFKFMITQHISEHDLSINLIDFIRCFSIILDNALEESIGIDDPQIQLTIAKTQHSIFIEVKNTHHSTVAIEHILKNNFTTKKGHQGKGLSIFIKLLKQYPKTNYSFSKEKNLFVVRLTLPIIKQ from the coding sequence ATGACGATCTCTTTTGTAATCGCTCTTTATGCGATTAACTTTTTACAAACTATTTGGTTGATTGGCTACAAAAAATACCTTAACTATCGACAATCAATTATCTTGACGGGGGTCATTGGGTTAATCTTATTTACCAGTTATTTTACTAGTTACTCCTTTGTTTTACTCCTACTATTCCTTTTAATTGAAGCTGCATTTATTTTCTTTTTCACAAAAAGTTGGCCATTGGTTGCACTTTATTCCTTATTACAAAATGCACTAGTACTTATTTCCTGGGCAGCGACTGTAGATATTTTGATTATTTTGTGGGCCAAGAATACGATTTCCTATGAACAATATTTTGCTTTAAGAGCTCCTATTATTATTTTGCAGCAGGTCGTCTTTTTCATATTACTATCACTATCAAAAAAAGTTGGTCATCAACAACTTTTTTTCATTTCTTTTGCTAAAATAAAAAAAAAGTATGTTGTTTCATCTATTTTATTCTTTGTCGTATCCTATTCTTTAAATATTCTTAGAGCTGTGATTATTTTACAATTAAAGCTTATTCCTTTTATTCAACTAACGGTCTTATTGCTAGCTCTTACAATTGTTTTTGTCTACACAATGTATAATTTGAGTCTTCTTTATGCACAACACGCTCAAATCAATATGCTTTCAAAAAAAGCATATCAAGAAGCGGAAACCTTAGCAGCAGCCAATGAATTCAAGCACGATTATCGTAATATTCTTTTAAGTCTAAAGACCTATATTGATCAACAGCAATATGAGAAGGCTAGTACCTATTTAGCTTCCATCATTGACTATTCAGATGACTTTACTAAAACAGATTATCACCCGCAGCTTTCCCAAATTGATATACTAGCAGTACAAGGCGTCATAATCAATTTCTTTGAAAAGTGCTCCACTTTAAATATTCCTTTTAAATTTATGATCACTCAACATATATCTGAACATGATCTCTCAATTAATTTAATTGATTTTATTCGTTGCTTTTCTATTATTTTAGATAATGCATTGGAGGAATCTATAGGTATTGATGATCCTCAAATTCAGCTAACAATAGCCAAAACACAACATAGCATCTTTATCGAAGTAAAAAATACTCATCATTCCACTGTTGCGATCGAGCACATATTAAAAAATAACTTTACAACGAAAAAGGGACATCAAGGAAAAGGGCTTTCTATATTTATCAAGCTATTAAAACAATATCCAAAAACAAACTATTCTTTTTCTAAGGAGAAAAATTTGTTTGTTGTGCGTCTTACGCTTCCAATCATTAAACAATAG
- a CDS encoding GA module-containing protein, with protein sequence MKKMTVLSLIIGSTMAAVMLTQPGSEVQAASKNISVEAKHSDSDFESAKQNALQEIIDVTNLVSISTSSDEFTKGVEALNQINAAKTIKEINNILADVEGTAAHKVLFDARENAKQEIVSLTNFTTLSSNSEEFRRVMAILNKVSSQKNIDEINATVATVKEQQELKEVKQKTARKIAELTNLTLLDTNSKEFKQIANVITQINIATSVSEVNEIMNKFLQK encoded by the coding sequence ATGAAAAAAATGACAGTATTATCATTAATTATAGGTTCAACTATGGCGGCAGTGATGCTAACTCAACCAGGTTCAGAGGTTCAAGCAGCAAGTAAAAATATTAGTGTTGAAGCAAAACATTCTGATTCTGATTTTGAATCTGCAAAACAAAACGCACTACAAGAAATTATTGATGTGACTAACCTGGTTTCTATATCAACTAGTAGCGATGAATTTACAAAAGGAGTAGAGGCTCTTAATCAAATTAACGCAGCTAAAACTATCAAAGAGATCAATAATATTTTAGCTGATGTAGAAGGAACTGCTGCTCATAAAGTATTGTTTGATGCGAGAGAAAATGCGAAACAAGAAATTGTCTCACTTACTAATTTTACAACTCTATCAAGCAATAGTGAAGAATTCCGTAGAGTAATGGCTATATTAAATAAAGTGAGCTCTCAAAAAAATATCGATGAAATCAATGCAACTGTAGCAACGGTTAAAGAACAACAAGAACTAAAAGAAGTAAAACAGAAAACTGCACGAAAAATTGCTGAGTTAACTAACTTAACTTTATTAGATACAAATAGTAAAGAATTCAAGCAAATAGCTAATGTGATTACACAAATCAATATAGCAACATCTGTTTCAGAAGTTAATGAGATTATGAACAAATTTTTACAAAAATAA
- a CDS encoding WxL domain-containing protein yields MHLDVPATARPKQTNYQTTLTWELSAVPDNE; encoded by the coding sequence ATTCATTTGGATGTGCCAGCTACAGCACGTCCGAAGCAAACGAATTATCAAACTACACTTACATGGGAGCTAAGTGCCGTTCCTGATAATGAATAA
- the purR gene encoding pur operon repressor produces the protein MTDSKIRRSERLIDMTQYLLDHPHTLVSLTHFAQRYKSAKSSISEDLAIIKKTFKQRGTGILETIPGAAGGVRFIPEMPYEESKELVMALCERLSEQDRLLPGGYVYLSDLLGQPELLRQVGRIIASKYLGEKIDAVMTVATKGVPIAQAVSYYLNVPFVIVRRDSKITEGSTVSVNYVSGSSERIEKMELSKRSLKRGSRVLVVDDFMKGGGTVNGMKSLIEEFEAELVGITVFAESKFKGQRAIEDYTSLLYVEDVDTRTKTINVVPGNYFGE, from the coding sequence GTGACAGATTCTAAAATTCGGAGAAGCGAACGATTGATTGATATGACACAGTACTTGTTGGATCATCCCCATACATTGGTTTCTTTGACCCATTTTGCACAGCGCTATAAATCGGCTAAATCATCGATCAGTGAGGATTTAGCAATCATCAAAAAGACATTCAAACAAAGAGGGACAGGCATTCTTGAAACAATTCCAGGAGCAGCTGGTGGCGTTCGTTTTATCCCGGAAATGCCATATGAGGAATCAAAAGAATTAGTGATGGCTTTGTGTGAACGTTTATCAGAACAAGATCGTCTGTTGCCAGGAGGATATGTGTATCTTTCTGATTTATTGGGACAGCCAGAATTGTTGCGCCAAGTTGGGAGAATCATTGCTTCTAAATATTTAGGTGAGAAAATCGATGCTGTTATGACAGTGGCGACAAAAGGGGTACCGATCGCCCAAGCGGTTTCGTATTACTTGAATGTGCCGTTTGTAATCGTGCGTCGTGATTCAAAAATCACGGAAGGTTCAACAGTTAGCGTGAATTACGTTTCTGGATCGTCTGAACGGATCGAAAAAATGGAATTATCAAAACGTAGCTTAAAACGTGGTTCAAGAGTGTTAGTCGTGGATGACTTCATGAAAGGTGGCGGCACGGTTAACGGAATGAAGAGCCTGATTGAAGAATTTGAGGCAGAGCTTGTTGGGATCACTGTTTTTGCGGAATCTAAATTTAAAGGACAACGAGCGATTGAAGATTATACGTCATTGCTTTATGTAGAAGATGTGGATACACGGACGAAAACGATCAATGTAGTTCCTGGGAATTATTTTGGTGAATAG